In a single window of the Eshraghiella crossota genome:
- a CDS encoding ATP-binding cassette domain-containing protein, which yields MRLVVRDLKKKYGDKTILDGASFSFSHGISYGIVGNKDDGKTTFLKCICGETGIDSGYIRIEADWKEHRIKYSDFGIVADSAVVPEYMTGYEFFDYLIEIHPLCVTEGRTADDYFDMVGLNVAKRNNLIKEYSYNEKRKIQVLAVILLKPSVIIFDEPVKNSNKRRINRMKAIIDDLKKDRIVIVATENPDIAEAFCDEFLCFEDGHILSLPAEDVRTVLSGSEETGND from the coding sequence TTGAGACTTGTAGTTCGTGATTTAAAGAAGAAATATGGCGATAAGACTATACTTGATGGTGCATCATTTTCATTTTCCCATGGTATTTCATACGGAATAGTAGGAAATAAAGATGACGGCAAGACTACATTCCTCAAGTGTATATGCGGGGAAACGGGCATAGATTCAGGATATATCCGTATTGAAGCTGATTGGAAAGAGCATAGAATTAAGTACAGCGATTTCGGAATCGTTGCGGATTCTGCGGTTGTTCCGGAATATATGACAGGTTATGAATTTTTTGATTATCTTATAGAAATACACCCTCTTTGTGTAACAGAAGGCAGAACGGCTGATGATTATTTTGATATGGTCGGGCTTAATGTTGCGAAGAGAAACAACCTTATAAAAGAATATTCTTATAATGAAAAACGTAAGATACAGGTATTGGCTGTTATTTTGTTAAAACCGTCCGTTATAATATTTGATGAGCCGGTTAAGAACAGCAATAAGAGACGCATTAACAGAATGAAAGCAATTATAGATGACCTTAAAAAAGATCGTATTGTTATTGTTGCGACGGAAAATCCTGATATAGCTGAAGCTTTCTGTGATGAATTTTTATGCTTTGAGGACGGACACATTCTGTCATTGCCGGCAGAGGATGTCAGAACCGTTCTAAGTGGAAGTGAGGAAACCGGTAATGATTAA
- a CDS encoding phosphatase PAP2 family protein — MKAFFKKWWHGLLALYTFIYMPCFLYLERHVTSETGFHAIHCALDDHIPFVEYFIIPYYSWFIFMAFFIIYFFIRSQGECVRMGAALIIGMSIAVIIYFVFPNGLADFRPETFPRDNFCTDLVKLLHKADTPTNVLPSLHVYNTLVIEFAVFNSKTFGRHKKKVCIITAIWGLLICVSTVFLKQHSVYDVLAAIVLAAIIYPITYKTKFFKKIQ, encoded by the coding sequence ATGAAAGCATTTTTCAAAAAATGGTGGCATGGATTACTGGCTCTTTATACTTTTATATATATGCCATGTTTTCTTTATCTGGAAAGACATGTTACCAGTGAAACCGGATTTCACGCAATCCATTGTGCTTTAGATGATCATATTCCGTTTGTGGAATATTTCATTATTCCATACTATTCATGGTTCATCTTTATGGCATTTTTTATCATTTACTTTTTCATACGTTCCCAGGGTGAGTGTGTAAGAATGGGGGCTGCCCTTATAATCGGCATGTCAATTGCCGTAATTATATATTTTGTATTTCCTAACGGGCTTGCCGATTTCAGACCGGAGACTTTTCCCCGCGACAATTTCTGTACAGACCTTGTAAAATTACTGCATAAAGCCGACACTCCGACCAATGTCCTGCCAAGTCTGCATGTATATAATACTTTGGTTATAGAATTCGCTGTATTCAATTCAAAGACTTTCGGCAGACATAAGAAAAAAGTATGTATCATAACAGCAATCTGGGGCTTATTAATATGCGTATCAACAGTTTTCTTAAAACAGCATTCAGTATATGACGTATTGGCTGCAATAGTTCTTGCCGCAATCATTTATCCGATAACATACAAAACAAAATTTTTCAAAAAAATCCAGTAA
- a CDS encoding glycosyltransferase family 2 protein, translating to MKKILSIAVPCYNSEAYMKRCIESLLVGGEDVEIIIVDDGSTDRTAEIADNYEKKYPRICKVIHQENGGHGEAVNTGLKNAAGYFFKVVDSDDRVGREAYLKLLDIMRKAILEEHPLDMLISNYVYDKAGVKRKKVMRYTSILPTDTYFTWEDMGHFRQDQYIIMHSVIYRTELLRECGLVLPKHTFYVDNIFVFQPFPYVKSMYYADVNFYWYFIGRDDQSVHENVMIKRIDQQLRVNRLLIDYYNPDIIESSKCRKYMQHYLEIITAISSVMCYLSKKEENYEKKKDLWKYLKSSHPETYRKLKRNPMGFFINIPGRTGRLLTTGIYRIAKKVFNFN from the coding sequence ATGAAAAAAATACTTTCAATAGCAGTTCCTTGTTATAATTCAGAAGCATATATGAAAAGATGCATAGAATCCCTGCTTGTGGGCGGTGAGGATGTAGAAATTATCATAGTAGATGACGGTTCTACAGACAGAACTGCAGAAATTGCTGATAATTACGAAAAGAAATATCCAAGAATATGTAAAGTAATTCATCAGGAAAACGGCGGGCACGGAGAAGCTGTCAATACAGGTCTTAAGAACGCAGCAGGATATTTTTTCAAGGTAGTTGACAGTGACGACAGGGTCGGCAGGGAAGCATATCTTAAACTGCTTGATATTATGCGCAAGGCTATTCTTGAAGAACATCCTCTTGATATGCTTATATCCAATTATGTATACGATAAAGCAGGCGTTAAGCGTAAGAAAGTTATGAGATATACAAGCATTCTTCCTACGGATACATATTTTACATGGGAAGATATGGGACATTTCAGACAGGACCAGTACATAATAATGCATTCTGTAATTTATAGGACGGAGTTACTGAGAGAGTGTGGACTTGTACTTCCAAAACATACTTTCTATGTGGATAATATTTTTGTTTTCCAGCCATTTCCTTATGTCAAAAGCATGTATTATGCGGATGTTAATTTTTACTGGTACTTTATCGGAAGGGATGACCAGTCCGTACATGAAAATGTCATGATTAAAAGAATAGACCAACAGTTAAGGGTCAACAGACTCCTTATTGATTATTATAATCCGGATATTATTGAAAGCAGTAAATGCAGGAAGTATATGCAGCATTATCTTGAAATAATAACGGCAATTTCTTCAGTAATGTGTTATCTTTCCAAAAAGGAAGAGAATTATGAGAAGAAAAAAGATTTATGGAAATATCTTAAGAGCTCTCATCCTGAGACCTACAGAAAACTTAAGAGAAATCCTATGGGATTTTTTATAAATATTCCGGGAAGAACAGGAAGGTTACTTACAACGGGAATATATAGAATTGCTAAGAAGGTTTTTAATTTTAACTAA
- a CDS encoding CPBP family intramembrane glutamic endopeptidase: protein MKKERTGSLIWRLIYPLLIFLGVELIIELGATIVYFAVKMQSGAFENLSEQGIVDAATAFLTGKALYFTLIRGVVLIPLYLWIMKVDTRLDVYYERDFKYTDYRKTWLILLVPAGICAAIGFNGLVSLSGIEKFSKAYQAVEKITYSGNLFVQIMASAIAAPIVEELLFRGLIFKRLRNVTPAVWAMVISGLVFGLIHGNLVQFVYAFPIGVILAFIYEIFKTIWAPVIFHVSANFISVMLTNFLPGVEFNLTVGLLALVSVVTLAILFVILFVIDNKVKRTKI, encoded by the coding sequence ATGAAAAAAGAACGAACAGGAAGTCTTATATGGAGACTTATTTATCCGCTTCTTATTTTTTTAGGAGTGGAATTGATTATAGAACTGGGTGCAACCATAGTATATTTTGCGGTTAAGATGCAAAGCGGTGCATTTGAGAATCTGAGTGAACAGGGAATAGTTGACGCAGCTACAGCATTTCTTACAGGAAAAGCATTGTATTTTACCCTTATAAGAGGTGTTGTTCTTATTCCGCTTTATCTTTGGATAATGAAAGTGGATACGAGACTTGACGTATACTATGAGAGAGATTTTAAATATACGGATTACCGTAAGACATGGCTTATTCTGCTTGTACCTGCAGGAATATGTGCGGCTATAGGTTTTAACGGACTTGTTTCGCTATCCGGAATTGAGAAATTTTCCAAAGCATATCAGGCTGTAGAGAAAATTACTTATTCAGGTAATCTTTTTGTACAGATAATGGCATCTGCAATAGCGGCACCGATAGTGGAAGAGCTTTTATTCCGGGGACTTATTTTTAAACGTCTGAGGAATGTAACACCTGCAGTATGGGCGATGGTTATATCAGGTCTGGTATTTGGACTTATTCACGGCAATCTTGTGCAGTTTGTGTATGCATTCCCAATCGGAGTGATACTTGCTTTTATTTATGAGATTTTCAAGACGATATGGGCACCGGTAATTTTCCATGTTTCGGCAAATTTCATATCAGTCATGCTTACCAATTTCCTTCCCGGAGTAGAATTTAATCTTACAGTGGGATTGTTGGCACTCGTATCTGTTGTGACACTTGCCATATTGTTTGTTATCTTATTCGTCATTGACAATAAGGTTAAACGTACTAAAATATAA
- a CDS encoding Mrp/NBP35 family ATP-binding protein has translation MSECNSGCEECKSRESCGIRKAPLNKESSIHKIIGIISGKGGVGKSTVTALIARRLASMGYSVGIMDADVTGPSVPAMFGIHGKVLSDENGIYPMVSQEGIKIISMNLLLDSEETPVIYRGPVVASIIKQFYSDVIWGSLDYLLIDMPPGTGDVPLTVYQSIPIDGVVMVTSPQNLVKMIVMKAVNMASKMSVPLLGIIENYSYFKCEDCDRIYEIFGKSTAEKLAKELNTTVIARIPIIPEVAQCEDKGIPVTQDIDMDLSNLL, from the coding sequence ATGAGCGAATGTAATTCTGGCTGTGAAGAATGTAAGAGTAGAGAAAGTTGCGGAATTCGTAAGGCTCCTCTTAATAAAGAGAGTTCAATTCATAAGATTATCGGCATAATAAGCGGTAAAGGCGGCGTTGGTAAATCTACGGTAACAGCGCTCATTGCCAGAAGGCTTGCTTCAATGGGATACAGCGTTGGAATAATGGATGCTGATGTAACGGGACCTTCGGTTCCGGCAATGTTTGGTATCCACGGCAAGGTATTATCTGATGAAAATGGTATATATCCTATGGTATCACAGGAGGGCATAAAGATTATTTCAATGAATCTTTTGCTTGACAGTGAAGAGACCCCGGTCATATACAGAGGACCGGTTGTGGCCTCAATTATCAAACAGTTTTACAGTGATGTAATATGGGGCAGTCTTGATTATCTGCTTATAGATATGCCGCCGGGAACAGGAGATGTTCCGCTTACGGTATACCAGTCAATTCCTATAGACGGAGTGGTTATGGTTACATCTCCGCAGAATCTTGTTAAAATGATAGTTATGAAAGCTGTTAATATGGCATCGAAGATGTCAGTTCCTTTACTGGGAATTATTGAAAACTATAGTTATTTTAAGTGTGAAGACTGTGACAGAATATATGAAATATTCGGAAAAAGCACAGCTGAAAAGCTCGCTAAGGAGCTTAACACCACGGTTATTGCAAGGATTCCTATTATCCCTGAAGTGGCACAGTGCGAAGATAAAGGAATTCCGGTCACACAGGATATTGATATGGACCTTTCAAATTTATTATAA
- the thiM gene encoding hydroxyethylthiazole kinase has protein sequence MAWADIFSKIAEKKPIIHCITNIVTVNDCANVLLAIGASPVMAHHEMEVKEITSGSDALVCNMGAIENFEAMLIAGRKANSLGHPVVIDPVGVASSSYRRSLCLKLIEECHPTCIRGNVSEIKALALDETISKGVDAKNGESISDDMLKKLAKKYNTIIVVSGETDLVSDGESIYEVHGGTPFFKGITGGGCMSTVIIAGFLAIERNIESVAAAVRTVNYVGENAAKATVNGAGGSMTFKNEFINLLSILANPSFRSRKKRR, from the coding sequence ATGGCATGGGCTGATATTTTTTCAAAAATTGCTGAAAAGAAACCGATAATACATTGCATAACCAATATTGTGACGGTCAATGACTGCGCCAATGTCCTGTTGGCGATAGGAGCGTCACCTGTAATGGCGCATCATGAGATGGAGGTTAAAGAAATAACTTCCGGAAGTGATGCACTGGTGTGCAATATGGGTGCGATTGAGAATTTTGAAGCAATGCTGATTGCAGGAAGAAAAGCGAATTCGCTGGGACATCCCGTGGTGATAGACCCGGTGGGTGTTGCATCTTCTTCCTACAGACGCAGCCTGTGCCTGAAACTTATAGAAGAATGTCACCCCACATGTATAAGGGGCAATGTTTCGGAAATTAAGGCACTTGCACTGGATGAAACAATATCTAAAGGCGTGGATGCAAAAAATGGGGAAAGCATATCCGATGATATGTTAAAAAAACTGGCAAAAAAATATAATACAATTATTGTAGTTTCGGGAGAAACAGACCTTGTAAGCGACGGGGAAAGCATTTATGAGGTCCACGGTGGAACACCGTTTTTTAAGGGAATAACAGGAGGCGGCTGTATGTCAACTGTAATAATTGCAGGATTTCTTGCAATTGAAAGAAATATTGAAAGCGTTGCAGCAGCAGTCAGAACAGTTAATTATGTGGGAGAAAACGCGGCGAAAGCTACAGTAAACGGAGCAGGTGGTTCAATGACTTTTAAAAATGAATTTATTAATCTTTTAAGCATTCTTGCCAATCCGTCCTTCAGATCAAGAAAAAAAAGAAGATAA
- the thiW gene encoding energy coupling factor transporter S component ThiW, producing the protein MEKIKLKKLVLTAVFAAVAVVGSLFSFPVFGSKCAPVQHLINVLCAVILGPGYGVAAAFVSSLIRNLLGLGTLLAFPGSMCGALLAGLLYHYIKKLPAAYIGEVFGTAVIGGMLSYPVAAFIMGSKGAALFTFVVPFLISTAGGTLLAVLITVPLKQTGVLDKIKSELNS; encoded by the coding sequence ATGGAAAAAATTAAATTAAAGAAACTTGTATTAACCGCAGTTTTTGCTGCCGTGGCAGTTGTGGGTTCATTATTTTCATTCCCTGTTTTTGGGTCAAAATGTGCACCTGTACAGCACCTTATAAATGTGCTTTGTGCCGTTATTCTCGGACCGGGATATGGCGTTGCGGCTGCATTCGTATCAAGCCTTATAAGAAATCTTCTGGGGTTAGGAACCTTGCTTGCATTCCCGGGGAGTATGTGCGGAGCACTTTTAGCAGGACTTTTGTATCATTATATAAAGAAATTACCTGCGGCTTATATAGGAGAGGTATTCGGAACCGCCGTTATAGGCGGAATGTTGTCATATCCTGTGGCAGCTTTTATAATGGGTAGTAAGGGTGCGGCTTTGTTCACATTTGTTGTACCTTTTCTTATAAGTACGGCGGGAGGAACTTTGTTAGCAGTATTAATAACCGTACCGCTTAAACAGACAGGTGTACTGGATAAAATAAAGAGTGAACTGAACTCTTAG
- the thiD gene encoding bifunctional hydroxymethylpyrimidine kinase/phosphomethylpyrimidine kinase, with translation MKTALTIAGSDSCGGAGIQADIKTMTVNGVYAMSAVTALTAQNTTGVKDIMEVSSSFLKEQLECIFTDIYPDSVKIGMIASKELIKTVKDALIKYKAKNIVLDPVMVATSGAKLISDDAIDTLKKELLPIAAVVTPNIPEAEVLSGMKISSKEDMEAAAVRISEENHCAVLLKGGHNLNDANDLLADGKNITWFQGKRIDNPNTHGTGCTLSSAIAANLAKGFSLVDSVKKAKEYISGALNAMLDLGKGSGPMNHGFMIK, from the coding sequence ATGAAAACAGCATTAACAATCGCAGGCAGTGATTCCTGCGGAGGCGCCGGAATACAGGCAGATATTAAGACTATGACGGTAAACGGCGTATATGCCATGAGTGCCGTTACAGCTCTTACAGCCCAGAATACAACCGGCGTAAAAGATATTATGGAGGTGAGCAGCAGCTTTTTAAAAGAACAGCTGGAATGTATTTTCACGGATATCTACCCTGATTCAGTCAAAATCGGTATGATTGCCTCAAAGGAACTTATTAAAACAGTAAAGGACGCTCTTATAAAATACAAAGCAAAGAATATTGTTCTTGATCCTGTAATGGTAGCCACAAGCGGGGCAAAACTGATTAGCGACGACGCAATCGATACATTAAAAAAAGAATTATTACCTATAGCTGCGGTTGTGACACCTAATATTCCGGAGGCGGAAGTCCTTTCCGGAATGAAAATTTCCTCAAAAGAGGATATGGAGGCGGCGGCAGTAAGAATATCGGAAGAAAATCACTGTGCGGTCCTGCTCAAAGGAGGGCATAATCTCAATGATGCCAATGACCTTTTAGCAGACGGCAAAAACATCACATGGTTTCAGGGAAAAAGAATTGATAATCCCAACACACACGGAACGGGATGCACCCTTTCCTCTGCGATTGCAGCCAATCTTGCAAAAGGTTTTTCTCTTGTAGATTCTGTAAAGAAAGCAAAAGAGTATATATCGGGAGCACTTAACGCCATGCTTGACCTTGGCAAAGGGAGCGGACCGATGAACCATGGCTTTATGATAAAATAA
- the thiE gene encoding thiamine phosphate synthase, with protein MNRNNLLLYLITDREAAGGRNLCECVKAALDGGVTMVQLREKNMEYEELKKEAFEIKKLCHEYKVPFIINDNVRLALETDADGVHLGQSDMGIEEARRILGKNKIIGATAKTVEQAKAAMEQGADYLGSGAVFGSSTKKDAVTMSFDMLKNICRSVAIPVVAIGGINLSNVSKLAKTGIKGVAVISGILTETDICGTSEKFRRILKNI; from the coding sequence ATGAATCGGAATAATCTTTTACTCTATCTTATAACGGACAGAGAAGCTGCCGGAGGCAGAAATCTTTGCGAATGTGTAAAAGCAGCGTTAGACGGCGGAGTGACAATGGTACAGCTTCGTGAGAAAAATATGGAATACGAAGAACTGAAAAAAGAAGCTTTTGAGATAAAAAAACTGTGTCATGAATACAAGGTCCCTTTTATCATTAATGATAATGTAAGACTGGCGCTTGAAACCGATGCGGACGGAGTCCACCTCGGACAGTCTGATATGGGAATTGAAGAGGCAAGACGGATTCTCGGGAAAAATAAAATAATAGGCGCAACTGCAAAGACGGTTGAGCAGGCGAAGGCTGCCATGGAACAGGGAGCCGATTATCTTGGAAGCGGGGCGGTATTTGGCAGCAGTACCAAAAAAGATGCAGTAACAATGTCTTTTGATATGTTGAAAAATATATGCAGGAGTGTTGCAATTCCCGTTGTGGCAATCGGAGGAATTAACCTTTCAAATGTTTCAAAACTTGCCAAAACAGGAATAAAAGGTGTGGCGGTAATTTCCGGAATCCTTACAGAAACGGATATTTGCGGTACATCAGAAAAATTCCGCAGAATATTAAAAAATATATAA
- the thiC gene encoding phosphomethylpyrimidine synthase ThiC → MREYTTQMDAARKGIATPQMKIVAEKEKMQLEELMGYMAEGKVVIPANINHQCINPEGVGSMLRTKINVNLGVSRDCKDYDIELQKVMSAVNMGAEAIMDLSSHGNTEPFRKKLTSECPAMIGTVPVYDSVIHYQRDLSTLTAEDFIDVVRLHAQNGVDFVTLHCGITRKTIDQIKNHKRKMNIVSRGGSLVFAWMSMTGNENPFYEYYDEILDICEEYDVTISLGDACRPGCLADATDVCQIEELVRLGELTKRAWEHNVQVMVEGPGHVPLDQIAANMQVQKTICMGAPFYVLGPLVTDIAPGYDHITAAIGGAVAAMNGAAFLCYVTPAEHLALPNVEDVKQGIIASKIAAHAADIAKGIKGARDIDDKMADARRVLDWDAQFECAIDGGTAKAIRDSRKPEDDHSDTCSMCGKFCAVRSMNKALNGEYIDIL, encoded by the coding sequence ATGAGAGAATATACAACACAGATGGATGCCGCTAGAAAAGGGATTGCAACGCCACAGATGAAAATTGTGGCAGAAAAAGAAAAAATGCAGCTTGAAGAGCTTATGGGATATATGGCAGAAGGTAAAGTTGTAATACCTGCCAATATTAACCATCAGTGTATCAATCCCGAAGGCGTAGGAAGTATGTTAAGAACCAAGATAAACGTCAACCTTGGCGTGTCAAGGGATTGCAAGGATTATGACATAGAGCTTCAGAAAGTAATGAGTGCCGTCAATATGGGAGCAGAGGCAATAATGGATTTGTCAAGCCATGGCAATACAGAGCCTTTCCGTAAAAAACTTACATCGGAATGTCCTGCAATGATAGGAACGGTGCCTGTTTATGACAGCGTAATCCATTACCAGAGGGATTTGTCCACACTAACAGCGGAAGATTTTATAGATGTTGTAAGACTTCATGCCCAAAACGGTGTGGATTTTGTGACACTCCATTGCGGAATAACAAGAAAAACAATCGACCAGATTAAGAACCATAAACGTAAAATGAATATCGTAAGCAGGGGTGGAAGCCTTGTATTTGCGTGGATGAGCATGACAGGTAATGAAAATCCGTTTTACGAATATTATGATGAGATTCTTGATATTTGTGAAGAATATGATGTGACAATTTCATTGGGAGATGCGTGCAGACCGGGTTGCCTTGCAGATGCAACGGATGTATGCCAGATTGAAGAACTTGTAAGACTTGGTGAACTTACAAAGAGAGCATGGGAGCATAATGTGCAGGTTATGGTTGAAGGACCGGGACACGTTCCTCTTGACCAGATTGCAGCCAATATGCAGGTTCAGAAGACGATATGTATGGGAGCTCCTTTTTATGTACTTGGACCACTTGTAACGGATATTGCACCGGGTTATGACCATATAACAGCGGCAATCGGAGGAGCTGTCGCAGCTATGAATGGAGCCGCATTTTTATGCTATGTAACACCTGCGGAACATCTTGCGCTTCCTAATGTGGAGGATGTAAAACAGGGCATTATCGCCTCTAAGATAGCAGCACACGCAGCAGATATAGCCAAGGGAATTAAGGGCGCAAGGGATATTGATGATAAAATGGCAGACGCAAGGCGTGTTCTCGACTGGGATGCTCAGTTTGAATGTGCGATAGACGGGGGAACGGCAAAAGCAATCAGAGACAGCCGTAAACCGGAGGATGACCACAGCGACACCTGCAGCATGTGCGGAAAGTTCTGTGCGGTAAGAAGCATGAATAAAGCACTTAACGGTGAATATATTGATATATTGTAG
- a CDS encoding 4'-phosphopantetheinyl transferase family protein — translation MLYYFTDLKNITKGQLDSLMSLLPPERLKRALKYKFPEDRLACVIAYLLFLYGYRTEYSLTDTPDFDISSDGKPYLKSHPEIYFNISHCSKAVMCIFDSSPVGIDVETVRRVPASMLAKICSPGELNTIRSSSAPEADFCRIWTYKEAVSKLSGDGVFKSLRKSPAKSLFTHQDALLPDVYFTVASDSKINLTARKLTLSDFELFG, via the coding sequence ATGCTTTATTATTTTACGGATTTAAAAAATATAACAAAAGGACAGCTTGACAGTTTAATGTCTCTTCTTCCTCCTGAGCGGTTAAAGCGTGCTCTAAAATATAAGTTTCCTGAGGACAGGCTTGCCTGCGTAATTGCATACCTTCTTTTCCTGTACGGCTACCGCACTGAATACAGCCTGACAGACACTCCTGATTTTGATATTTCATCGGATGGCAAACCCTACCTTAAAAGCCATCCTGAAATTTATTTCAACATCAGTCATTGCAGTAAAGCCGTCATGTGTATTTTTGATTCATCCCCTGTGGGTATCGATGTGGAAACCGTCCGCAGAGTCCCTGCTTCAATGCTTGCCAAAATCTGTTCTCCCGGTGAATTGAATACAATCCGGTCTTCGTCTGCTCCGGAGGCCGACTTTTGCCGTATCTGGACTTACAAGGAAGCTGTTTCAAAACTTTCCGGTGACGGCGTATTCAAGAGTCTCCGTAAATCTCCTGCCAAATCGTTATTCACCCATCAGGATGCTTTACTACCCGATGTGTATTTCACAGTTGCATCGGACAGCAAAATCAACTTAACCGCAAGGAAACTTACTTTAAGCGATTTTGAGCTGTTTGGGTAA
- a CDS encoding MATE family efflux transporter — MSKAKDLTTGKPISLMIKYAIPVLIGNLVQQIYNFADTIIVGQCLGNSTLAAVGNTGSMFFLVNGFVIGITSGFSVHIAQCFGAKDYDRMRNSVCNAIMLWSGITLFITLLSVLITKPVLRLINTPDGIFDMSYNYIVIIFAGIAAPMLYNAVSCILRALGDSKTPLYFLIFSALLNIGLDLLFIVVFNWGVAGAAIATVLAQLVAGIACIVYISVKFPVLHIKKEDFKINPGIIKTHLTIGLPMAFQFSVTAIGTIILQGAVNVFGENYIAAFTASSKTEQLIMQFGISGGVTVANFVGQNVGAGRYDRIKNGILKWSLFTVGSAVLCMGVIFIFGRPISRLFIKGGDELILSYAMTYLHISMFFYIPLFQIFIFRNALQAMGKTTMPLLAGFFELGARSIVAYTLPKAIGFSGVCFAGPVAWVCAAVPLIITYIIYMKKFKKKGYFNTQFS, encoded by the coding sequence ATGTCAAAAGCAAAGGATTTAACAACAGGAAAACCAATCAGCCTTATGATAAAATATGCAATCCCTGTGCTGATTGGCAATCTTGTACAGCAGATATATAATTTTGCCGACACAATTATTGTCGGACAATGTCTTGGAAACAGTACATTGGCTGCCGTAGGTAATACCGGGTCAATGTTTTTCCTTGTCAATGGGTTTGTTATAGGAATAACAAGCGGTTTTTCGGTCCATATAGCACAATGCTTTGGGGCAAAAGATTATGACAGGATGCGTAATTCCGTATGTAATGCCATTATGTTATGGTCCGGAATCACATTGTTTATCACTTTACTTTCGGTGCTGATAACCAAGCCGGTTCTAAGGCTTATTAACACACCGGACGGTATTTTTGATATGTCCTATAATTATATCGTTATTATTTTTGCAGGAATAGCTGCACCTATGCTATACAATGCCGTTTCGTGTATACTAAGGGCTCTTGGTGACAGCAAAACCCCGCTTTATTTCCTGATTTTTTCAGCACTCCTTAACATCGGTCTGGATTTGCTTTTTATAGTCGTATTTAATTGGGGCGTTGCAGGTGCCGCCATTGCTACAGTGCTTGCACAGCTTGTTGCCGGAATTGCGTGTATCGTATATATTTCCGTTAAGTTCCCTGTTCTTCATATAAAGAAAGAAGATTTTAAAATTAATCCGGGAATTATAAAGACACACCTTACCATAGGACTTCCGATGGCGTTCCAGTTTTCGGTTACGGCAATCGGAACAATCATCCTACAGGGTGCCGTAAATGTATTTGGTGAGAATTACATTGCTGCTTTTACGGCTTCCAGTAAAACGGAACAGCTTATCATGCAGTTTGGCATATCGGGTGGCGTAACAGTTGCAAATTTTGTCGGTCAGAATGTAGGTGCCGGCAGATATGACAGGATTAAAAACGGAATATTGAAATGGAGTCTTTTTACGGTTGGAAGCGCAGTTTTATGTATGGGTGTTATTTTCATTTTCGGCAGACCAATCAGCCGGCTTTTCATAAAAGGCGGGGATGAATTAATACTTTCCTATGCAATGACTTATCTCCATATTTCAATGTTTTTCTATATCCCATTGTTCCAGATTTTTATTTTCAGAAATGCTCTTCAGGCAATGGGTAAGACAACAATGCCGTTACTTGCGGGATTTTTTGAACTTGGAGCAAGGTCTATAGTCGCATACACGCTTCCAAAAGCGATAGGTTTTTCCGGTGTATGTTTTGCCGGTCCGGTTGCATGGGTATGTGCTGCCGTACCGCTTATTATTACTTATATAATTTATATGAAAAAATTTAAGAAAAAAGGGTATTTTAATACTCAATTTAGTTGA